A portion of the Micromonospora vinacea genome contains these proteins:
- a CDS encoding HIT family protein, whose product MSGCVFCGIVTGEVPAFRVADTPDGVAFLDTRPVFKGHVLVVPRVHLVTLAELPADLLPDYFAMVQRLAVAVETALGAGGTFVAMNNKVSQSVPHLHTHVVPRTKGDGLRGFFWPRTRYEDDTEAQTYADRIAAALLGGA is encoded by the coding sequence ATGAGCGGTTGCGTGTTCTGCGGGATCGTGACGGGCGAGGTGCCGGCGTTCCGGGTGGCCGACACCCCGGACGGGGTGGCGTTCCTGGACACCCGGCCGGTGTTCAAGGGGCACGTGCTGGTGGTGCCCCGGGTGCACCTGGTGACCCTGGCCGAGTTGCCGGCCGACCTGCTGCCCGACTACTTCGCCATGGTCCAACGGCTGGCGGTGGCGGTGGAGACCGCTCTCGGCGCCGGTGGGACGTTCGTGGCGATGAACAACAAGGTGTCCCAATCGGTGCCACACCTGCACACCCACGTGGTCCCGCGCACCAAGGGCGACGGGTTGCGGGGCTTCTTCTGGCCGCGCACCCGGTACGAGGACGACACCGAGGCCCAGACGTACGCGGACCGGATCGCGGCGGCGCTGCTCGGTGGGGCCTGA
- a CDS encoding cystathionine gamma-synthase: protein MSHGFETLAIHAGQDPEARTGAVIPPIYQTSTYAQDAVGAPRLGYEYSRSGNPTRDALQECLAALEGGPVGLAFASGLAAEDTLLRAVCQPGDHVVIPDDAYGGTYRLFARVAQRWGLEFSPAKVSDPAAIRAAVQPGRTKIVWVETPTNPLLGIADIAALAAVAHDAGALLVVDNTFASPYLQQPIAFGADVVVHSTTKYIGGHSDVVGGALVVADAGLGEELRYHQNAMGAINGPFDAWLTLRGIKTLGVRMDRHCDNAERLAAYLDGHAKVAQVIYPGLPSHPGHEVAAKQMRRFGGMISFRAAGGEDHAVDICNRAKLFVLAESLGGVESLIEHPGRMTHASAAGSPLEVPGDLVRLSVGIETVDDLLADLEQALG from the coding sequence ATGAGTCACGGCTTCGAGACGCTCGCCATCCACGCCGGTCAGGACCCCGAGGCCCGCACCGGCGCGGTGATCCCACCGATCTACCAGACCAGCACGTACGCCCAGGACGCCGTCGGCGCACCCCGCCTCGGCTACGAGTACAGCCGCTCCGGCAACCCGACTCGTGACGCGCTCCAGGAGTGCCTGGCGGCGCTGGAGGGCGGGCCGGTGGGGCTCGCCTTCGCCAGTGGCCTGGCCGCGGAGGACACCCTGCTGCGGGCCGTGTGCCAGCCCGGCGACCACGTGGTGATCCCGGACGACGCGTACGGCGGCACGTACCGGCTCTTCGCCCGGGTCGCCCAGCGCTGGGGCCTGGAGTTCAGCCCGGCCAAGGTCTCCGACCCGGCCGCGATCCGGGCGGCCGTGCAGCCCGGCCGCACGAAGATCGTCTGGGTGGAGACGCCGACCAACCCGCTGCTCGGCATCGCCGACATCGCCGCCCTGGCCGCCGTGGCACACGACGCCGGCGCCCTGCTGGTGGTGGACAACACCTTCGCCTCGCCGTACCTCCAGCAGCCGATCGCCTTCGGCGCGGACGTGGTGGTGCACTCCACCACCAAGTACATCGGTGGGCACTCCGACGTGGTTGGCGGCGCGCTCGTGGTCGCCGACGCCGGGCTCGGCGAGGAGTTGCGCTACCACCAGAACGCGATGGGAGCGATCAACGGCCCGTTCGACGCCTGGCTCACCCTGCGGGGCATCAAGACCCTCGGGGTACGCATGGACCGGCACTGCGACAACGCCGAGCGGCTCGCCGCGTACCTCGACGGGCACGCCAAGGTCGCCCAGGTGATCTATCCGGGGTTGCCCTCGCACCCCGGTCACGAGGTGGCCGCCAAGCAGATGCGCCGGTTCGGCGGCATGATCTCGTTCCGCGCCGCCGGTGGTGAGGACCACGCCGTGGACATCTGCAACCGGGCAAAGCTCTTCGTGCTCGCCGAGTCGCTGGGCGGCGTGGAATCCCTGATCGAGCACCCGGGTCGGATGACACACGCAAGTGCTGCCGGCTCGCCGCTTGAAGTTCCCGGCGATCTCGTGCGACTGTCTGTCGGCATCGAGACGGTCGACGACCTACTCGCCGATCTGGAGCAGGCGCTGGGCTGA
- a CDS encoding amidase, translating into MAVQDIMATWVGATAKQIARGVRRGDVSATQVVADHLEYISRADRELAAFRAVRGGEAITEAEKVDEQEDLANLPLAGVPVAVKENTPVAGLPTWNGSAAARTDVAEADHEVVRRLRGAGAVILGVTRMPELGLWALTDDDSAVTRNPWDSTRTPGGSSGGAAAAVAAGLVPIAHANDGLGSIRIPAACCGLVGLKPGRGVVPCQLGADDWFGLTEHGLLTSTVADAAVGFSVLAGRRPEKLVPPQRLRVGVSLRSPVRGVTPDAPNRDAVAAAGRLLAAAGHDTVPADPVYPTALGLQGIATWFAAAATDVRASGLDRRGLQRRTRRHVALGEWAQRRGYVREADRAAWRQRSVDFFTDHSVDLLLTPALASAPPEAARWSERSWRANMTANIRYAPYAAPWNIAGLPAVVVPVGRRPDGLPVAVQLVGPPGSELLLLGVAGQFEMAAPWTRHAPGYPRVGTGSPATA; encoded by the coding sequence ATGGCCGTGCAGGACATCATGGCGACCTGGGTCGGAGCGACCGCCAAGCAGATCGCCCGAGGCGTACGCCGAGGTGACGTCTCGGCGACCCAGGTCGTCGCCGACCACCTCGAGTACATCTCCCGCGCCGACCGTGAGCTGGCCGCGTTCCGCGCCGTTCGCGGCGGTGAGGCGATCACCGAGGCGGAGAAGGTCGACGAGCAGGAGGACCTGGCCAACCTGCCGCTGGCCGGGGTACCGGTGGCGGTCAAGGAGAACACCCCGGTCGCCGGCCTGCCCACCTGGAACGGGTCGGCCGCCGCCCGCACCGACGTCGCGGAGGCCGACCACGAGGTGGTGCGTCGGCTGCGCGGCGCCGGCGCGGTGATCCTCGGCGTGACCCGGATGCCGGAGCTCGGCCTGTGGGCCCTCACCGACGACGACAGCGCGGTGACCCGCAACCCGTGGGACAGCACGCGTACCCCGGGTGGGTCTTCGGGTGGTGCCGCCGCCGCTGTCGCCGCCGGGCTGGTGCCGATCGCGCACGCCAACGACGGGCTCGGCTCGATCCGGATTCCGGCGGCCTGCTGCGGACTCGTCGGGCTCAAGCCCGGTCGGGGTGTGGTCCCCTGCCAGCTCGGGGCGGACGACTGGTTCGGCCTCACCGAGCACGGCCTGCTGACCAGCACTGTCGCCGACGCGGCGGTCGGCTTCTCGGTGCTCGCCGGCCGGCGTCCGGAGAAACTGGTCCCCCCGCAGCGCCTGCGGGTGGGCGTCTCGCTGCGCTCCCCGGTCCGCGGTGTCACACCGGACGCGCCCAACCGGGACGCGGTCGCCGCCGCCGGCCGGCTCCTCGCCGCCGCCGGGCACGACACGGTGCCCGCCGATCCGGTCTACCCGACCGCGCTCGGCCTGCAGGGCATCGCCACCTGGTTCGCCGCCGCCGCCACCGACGTCCGGGCCTCCGGGCTGGACCGGCGTGGTCTGCAACGGCGTACCCGGCGGCACGTCGCGTTGGGCGAGTGGGCGCAACGTCGCGGCTACGTGCGGGAGGCGGACCGGGCCGCCTGGCGGCAACGGTCCGTCGACTTCTTCACCGACCACTCGGTCGACCTGCTGCTCACCCCGGCGCTGGCGAGCGCGCCACCGGAGGCGGCCCGCTGGTCGGAGCGGTCCTGGCGGGCGAACATGACGGCCAACATCCGGTACGCCCCGTACGCCGCACCCTGGAACATCGCCGGCCTGCCGGCGGTCGTCGTGCCGGTCGGCCGCCGCCCGGACGGCCTGCCCGTCGCCGTGCAGCTGGTCGGCCCGCCCGGCTCGGAGCTGCTCCTGCTCGGTGTGGCCGGCCAGTTCGAGATGGCGGCCCCGTGGACGCGCCACGCTCCCGGCTACCCCCGGGTCGGCACGGGGTCACCAGCCACCGCATGA
- a CDS encoding DUF4328 domain-containing protein, with translation MSPENDYCPRCFTPLGQPAVTPGLPTYRVRGIGLAANVAVGATAVLYLAVALSSLVGMVLARRARANDDPDLLIGAGIIVAVVALIMTVVHLTAAVLVIIWTWRARKNTDAFPGAEPAFGPGWAIAGWLVPFANFVVPARVVAGVARDSLWRRATPALVAVWWCSWLVFSIGERLASRADDRAYEKLAEIPVDDAGYQAYSDLYQDSLLRTTLPALGCVIAAVTLILLIQRISAAQEARIASATRQWPTAPVWPAQTWPAARPAQSAPAEQPALAAQPAPAAQPAPAAQPAPAAQPAPAAQPALEVPGVAPAS, from the coding sequence ATGTCCCCCGAAAACGACTACTGCCCGCGGTGCTTCACGCCGCTCGGCCAGCCCGCCGTCACGCCGGGGCTGCCGACCTACCGGGTACGCGGGATCGGCCTGGCGGCGAACGTCGCCGTCGGCGCGACCGCCGTGCTCTACCTGGCGGTGGCGCTGTCCTCGCTGGTCGGCATGGTGCTGGCCCGCCGGGCCAGGGCCAACGACGACCCGGACCTCCTTATCGGCGCGGGGATCATCGTCGCAGTGGTGGCGCTGATCATGACGGTGGTACACCTCACCGCCGCCGTACTGGTGATCATCTGGACCTGGCGGGCTCGCAAGAACACCGACGCCTTCCCCGGCGCCGAGCCGGCCTTCGGGCCCGGCTGGGCGATCGCCGGCTGGCTGGTGCCCTTCGCGAACTTCGTGGTGCCGGCCCGAGTCGTGGCGGGAGTGGCCCGGGACAGCCTCTGGCGGCGGGCCACGCCGGCGCTCGTGGCCGTCTGGTGGTGCTCCTGGCTGGTGTTCAGCATCGGTGAGCGGCTCGCCAGCCGCGCCGACGACCGGGCGTACGAGAAGCTGGCGGAGATCCCGGTCGACGACGCCGGCTACCAGGCGTACTCCGACCTGTACCAGGATTCCCTGCTCCGCACCACGCTGCCCGCGCTGGGCTGCGTGATCGCGGCGGTGACGCTGATCCTGCTGATCCAACGGATCTCCGCTGCCCAGGAGGCCCGGATCGCCAGCGCCACCCGCCAGTGGCCGACCGCCCCGGTCTGGCCGGCCCAGACCTGGCCCGCCGCCCGGCCTGCCCAGTCCGCTCCGGCGGAGCAGCCGGCTCTGGCGGCGCAGCCCGCCCCGGCGGCGCAGCCCGCCCCGGCGGCGCAGCCCGCCCCGGCGGCGCAGCCCGCGCCGGCGGCGCAGCCCGCCCTTGAGGTGCCGGGGGTCGCGCCAGCTTCGTGA
- the ilvA gene encoding threonine ammonia-lyase gives MTELVGLDDVRAARELLAGVTRTTPLEPSRPLSAALGGPTWLKCENVQRAGSYKVRGAYVRISRLSAAERERGVVAASAGNHAQGVALAAGLVGTHATVFMPVNAPLPKVAATKGYGAQVELAGNTVDESLVAAHTYAERTGAVLIHPFDHPDVIAGQGTVALEILEQCPDVKTIITGVGGGGLISGMAVAAKALRPDVRIIGVQAAGAAAFPPSLVAGEPVRLPVFSTIADGIAVGRPGEITFNHVRKLVDEIVTVSEEDISRALLMLLERGKQVVEPAGAVGVAALLAGVVEVETPVVAVLSGGNIDPLLMMRVIEHGLAAAGRYLRVTVRCSDRPGQLASLLSQIAEHRANVVDVEHQRANPHLSLGEVEVALSVETRGVEHSDTLISALRASGYQVVFAAEA, from the coding sequence ATGACGGAACTGGTCGGTCTCGACGACGTGCGGGCCGCACGGGAGTTGCTCGCTGGCGTCACCCGCACCACACCGCTGGAGCCGTCCCGGCCGCTCAGCGCGGCGCTGGGCGGGCCGACGTGGCTCAAGTGCGAGAACGTGCAGCGCGCCGGCTCGTACAAGGTGCGGGGCGCGTACGTGCGGATCTCCCGGTTGTCGGCGGCGGAGCGGGAGCGCGGCGTGGTCGCGGCGAGCGCGGGCAACCACGCGCAGGGCGTGGCCCTCGCCGCCGGCCTGGTCGGCACGCACGCCACCGTCTTCATGCCGGTCAACGCGCCGCTGCCGAAGGTGGCCGCCACCAAGGGGTACGGCGCGCAGGTCGAGTTGGCCGGGAACACCGTCGACGAGTCGCTGGTGGCCGCGCACACGTACGCCGAGCGCACCGGCGCCGTGCTGATCCACCCGTTCGACCACCCCGATGTGATCGCCGGGCAGGGCACTGTGGCGCTGGAGATCCTCGAACAGTGCCCGGACGTGAAGACGATCATCACCGGGGTGGGTGGCGGCGGTCTGATCTCGGGCATGGCGGTGGCCGCGAAGGCGTTGCGGCCGGACGTTCGGATCATCGGCGTGCAGGCGGCCGGGGCTGCGGCGTTCCCGCCCTCACTGGTGGCCGGGGAACCGGTCCGGCTGCCCGTCTTCTCCACCATCGCCGACGGCATCGCGGTCGGCCGGCCGGGCGAGATCACCTTCAACCACGTACGCAAGCTGGTCGACGAGATCGTCACGGTCTCCGAGGAGGACATCTCCCGGGCCCTGCTGATGCTGTTGGAGCGCGGCAAGCAGGTGGTCGAGCCGGCCGGGGCGGTCGGTGTCGCCGCGCTGCTGGCCGGGGTGGTCGAGGTGGAGACCCCGGTGGTCGCGGTGCTCTCCGGCGGCAACATCGATCCGTTGCTGATGATGCGGGTGATCGAGCACGGGTTGGCCGCGGCGGGTCGCTACCTGCGGGTGACCGTCCGCTGTTCGGACCGGCCGGGGCAGCTCGCGTCGCTGCTCAGCCAGATCGCCGAGCACCGGGCCAACGTGGTGGACGTGGAGCACCAGCGGGCCAACCCGCACCTCAGCCTCGGCGAGGTGGAGGTGGCGCTGTCGGTGGAGACCCGGGGCGTCGAGCACTCGGACACGCTGATCAGCGCCCTGCGGGCCAGCGGCTATCAGGTCGTCTTCGCGGCCGAGGCGTGA
- the greA gene encoding transcription elongation factor GreA, producing the protein MSTGNEAPATWLSQDAYDRLQAELDEHIANRPAIAAEINARREEGDLRENGGYHAAREEQGKAEGRIRYLQELLRTAKVGEAPTADAVSPGMVVTIYFDDDTNDTETFLLGSREIAATTDLTVYSPESALGKAILGGRAGQTCTYTAPSGADIKVTVVSFEPFSG; encoded by the coding sequence GTGTCCACTGGCAACGAGGCGCCCGCCACCTGGCTGTCCCAGGACGCGTACGACCGCCTCCAGGCCGAGCTCGACGAGCACATCGCCAACCGCCCGGCGATCGCAGCTGAGATCAACGCTCGGCGCGAGGAGGGCGACCTGCGGGAGAACGGCGGCTACCACGCCGCCCGCGAGGAGCAGGGCAAGGCCGAGGGTCGCATCCGCTACCTGCAGGAGCTGCTGCGCACCGCGAAGGTCGGCGAGGCTCCGACCGCCGACGCGGTGTCGCCGGGCATGGTGGTGACGATCTACTTCGACGACGACACCAACGACACCGAGACCTTCCTTCTCGGCTCTCGGGAGATCGCGGCCACCACCGACCTGACCGTCTACAGCCCGGAGTCCGCGCTGGGCAAGGCGATCCTGGGTGGCCGGGCCGGGCAGACCTGCACCTACACGGCCCCCAGCGGCGCCGACATCAAGGTGACAGTGGTCAGCTTCGAGCCGTTCTCCGGCTGA
- a CDS encoding DUF4307 domain-containing protein, with protein MTETHATISPGAPVFPAGRYGRRRAPGGKRRRTLLAALALLALVATLTVISVRLYRQYGDPAYDAQVITYTDITDKQVLVDFRVTVPPGGSAVCVLRARDRAGAEVGREQVTVTADPGDRHVTTRHRLATTARPFIGEVLRCRPPS; from the coding sequence GTGACCGAGACGCACGCCACAATTTCACCAGGCGCGCCGGTGTTCCCGGCCGGGCGCTACGGCCGCCGTCGGGCGCCGGGCGGCAAGCGCCGCCGTACGCTGCTGGCCGCGCTGGCGCTGCTGGCGCTCGTGGCCACGCTGACCGTGATCTCGGTCCGCCTCTACCGCCAGTACGGCGACCCGGCCTACGACGCCCAGGTGATCACGTACACCGACATCACGGACAAGCAGGTGCTTGTCGACTTTCGGGTGACCGTGCCGCCGGGTGGATCAGCGGTCTGCGTGCTGCGCGCCCGGGACCGTGCCGGCGCCGAGGTGGGCCGCGAACAGGTCACCGTGACCGCCGACCCCGGGGACCGGCACGTCACGACCCGGCACCGCCTGGCCACCACCGCACGGCCGTTCATCGGCGAGGTTCTGCGCTGCCGACCACCGTCCTGA
- the mca gene encoding mycothiol conjugate amidase Mca, producing MAEQLRLMAVHAHPDDESSKGAATTAKYVAQGVDVLVVTCTGGERGSVLNPKLDRPDVWANIGEIRRAEMDAARAILGVDQAWLGFVDSGLPEGDPLPPLPEGCFALQDVEVAAGPLVRLMREFRPHVVTTYDEEGGYPHPDHIMCHKVSVAAFEAAGDPERYPELGAPWQPLKLYYDIGFSKGKIMALHEGMLAAGLESPYEEWLKRWEDRPDKGPRITTRVECAEYFPVRDDALRAHATQVDPDGFWFHVPMELQKRAWPTEDYELARSMVDSPLPESDLFAGVRETAHAR from the coding sequence TTGGCAGAGCAACTGCGTCTCATGGCCGTGCACGCGCACCCGGACGACGAGTCGAGCAAGGGCGCGGCGACGACGGCGAAGTATGTCGCTCAGGGGGTGGACGTCCTGGTCGTGACGTGCACCGGCGGCGAGCGCGGGAGCGTGCTCAACCCCAAGCTCGACCGGCCCGACGTGTGGGCGAACATCGGCGAGATCCGGCGTGCCGAGATGGACGCCGCGCGGGCGATCCTCGGCGTCGACCAGGCCTGGCTGGGCTTCGTCGACTCGGGTCTGCCCGAGGGCGATCCGCTGCCGCCGCTGCCCGAGGGTTGTTTCGCCCTCCAGGACGTCGAGGTCGCCGCGGGCCCGCTGGTGCGGCTGATGCGCGAGTTCCGTCCGCACGTGGTGACCACGTACGACGAAGAGGGCGGCTACCCGCACCCGGACCACATCATGTGCCACAAGGTGAGTGTGGCCGCGTTCGAGGCCGCCGGTGACCCGGAGCGCTACCCGGAGCTGGGCGCGCCCTGGCAGCCGCTGAAGCTCTACTACGACATCGGCTTCTCCAAGGGCAAGATCATGGCCTTGCACGAGGGCATGCTGGCCGCCGGGCTGGAGTCGCCCTACGAGGAGTGGCTCAAGCGGTGGGAGGACCGTCCCGACAAGGGCCCTCGGATCACCACCCGGGTGGAGTGCGCCGAATACTTCCCGGTCCGCGACGACGCGCTGCGGGCCCACGCCACCCAGGTCGACCCGGACGGCTTCTGGTTCCACGTGCCGATGGAGCTCCAGAAGCGCGCCTGGCCGACCGAGGACTACGAGCTGGCCCGCTCGATGGTCGACAGCCCGCTGCCCGAGTCCGACCTCTTCGCGGGAGTGCGGGAGACGGCGCACGCGCGCTGA